A part of Paenarthrobacter sp. A20 genomic DNA contains:
- a CDS encoding nucleobase:cation symporter-2 family protein: MNIKKKSRPANTTSSQKHQPERPEDKRLSIGSTFAYGFQHVLTMYGGIIAPPLIIGAAAGMNSQDIGLLIAACLFVGGLATILQTVGIPWFGSQLPLVQGVSFAGVSTMVAIVQGGGGIQAVFGSVIVASLIGLAITPLFSKIIKFFPPVVTGTVITTIGLTLMPVAANWAMGGNAKADNYGSMANIGLAAATMGVVLLLSKVGNAAISRLSILLAMVIGTIIALVAGMADFSKVGQGDIVAFPTPFAFGAPTFEIAAIISMLIVILVTLTETSADIIAVGEIVDTKVDSRRIGDGLRADMLSSAISPLFNSFTQSAFAQNVGLVAITGIKSRFVVSAGGLILVILGLLPILGRVVAAVPTPVLGGAGVVLFGTVAASGIRTLAKVEYKNNMNLIIVAASIGFGMIPIAAPKFYDQFPSWFATIFHSGISSAAVMAILLNILFNHFKAGNSDNQSVFVAGTDRIVSEEDIKCLSEGDRFENGKLIDADGKEVPLKTSSASEH; the protein is encoded by the coding sequence ATGAACATCAAAAAGAAGTCCCGCCCTGCGAATACCACCTCTTCGCAGAAGCATCAGCCGGAACGCCCCGAGGACAAGCGCCTCTCCATCGGAAGCACGTTCGCCTACGGCTTCCAGCACGTCCTCACCATGTACGGCGGAATCATTGCCCCGCCCCTGATCATCGGCGCAGCGGCCGGTATGAACTCCCAGGACATCGGCCTCCTCATCGCCGCCTGTTTGTTTGTTGGCGGGCTCGCTACCATCCTTCAGACGGTGGGCATCCCGTGGTTCGGCTCGCAGCTGCCGCTGGTCCAGGGCGTTTCCTTCGCCGGTGTTTCCACCATGGTGGCGATCGTCCAGGGCGGCGGTGGAATCCAGGCGGTGTTCGGCTCCGTCATTGTGGCCTCGCTGATTGGCCTGGCTATCACTCCACTGTTCTCCAAGATCATCAAGTTCTTCCCGCCGGTTGTTACCGGAACCGTGATCACCACCATCGGCCTGACACTGATGCCGGTCGCTGCTAACTGGGCCATGGGCGGCAACGCCAAGGCCGACAACTACGGCAGCATGGCCAACATCGGACTCGCAGCTGCAACCATGGGCGTCGTCCTGCTCCTGAGCAAGGTGGGCAACGCAGCCATCTCCCGGCTCTCGATCCTGCTGGCCATGGTCATCGGCACCATCATCGCGTTGGTGGCCGGCATGGCCGACTTCTCCAAGGTTGGCCAGGGCGACATCGTCGCTTTCCCCACACCCTTCGCCTTCGGCGCTCCCACCTTCGAAATCGCAGCGATCATCTCCATGCTCATCGTCATCCTGGTGACCCTGACGGAGACCTCGGCGGACATCATCGCAGTGGGCGAAATCGTGGACACCAAGGTTGACTCCCGCCGCATCGGCGACGGCCTCCGCGCAGACATGCTCTCCAGCGCCATCTCCCCGCTGTTCAACTCCTTCACGCAGAGCGCCTTCGCCCAGAACGTGGGACTCGTGGCCATCACGGGCATCAAGAGCCGCTTCGTGGTCAGCGCCGGCGGTCTCATCCTGGTCATCCTCGGCCTCCTGCCGATCCTGGGCCGGGTTGTCGCAGCGGTTCCGACGCCCGTCCTGGGCGGCGCCGGCGTCGTGCTGTTCGGTACGGTTGCCGCCAGTGGTATCCGCACCCTGGCCAAGGTTGAGTACAAGAACAACATGAACCTGATCATCGTGGCTGCTTCGATCGGCTTCGGCATGATCCCCATCGCCGCCCCGAAGTTCTACGACCAGTTCCCGTCCTGGTTCGCCACGATCTTCCACTCAGGCATCAGCTCGGCAGCCGTCATGGCGATCCTGCTGAACATCCTCTTCAACCACTTCAAGGCCGGCAACTCGGACAACCAGTCCGTATTCGTGGCCGGTACTGACCGCATCGTCAGCGAAGAGGACATCAAGTGCCTGAGCGAAGGCGACCGCTTCGAGAACGGCAAGCTGATCGACGCCGACGGCAAGGAAGTTCCGCTCAAGACCTCCAGCGCGTCGGAGCACTAG
- a CDS encoding IclR family transcriptional regulator: protein MAEKASGGVQSVERVFELLELITDAGGDVTLSELSSSTDLPLPTIHRLLRTLVSLGYIRQLPNRRYALGPRLIRLGEGASKQLGAVARPQLKTLVERLGETSNMAVLDSDMVIYVAQVPSMHSMRMFTEVGRRAHTHDTGVGKAILAQLDDEVVRGIVARTGMPTPTAKSIGDIDSLLADLKLIRERGYSIDEEEQELGVRCFAMAVPNAPTPTAISVSGPITRVDQSFADRAVPMLREAARAISAELNQN, encoded by the coding sequence ATGGCTGAAAAAGCCTCCGGAGGCGTGCAGTCCGTTGAGCGCGTCTTTGAACTGCTGGAACTGATTACGGACGCAGGCGGCGACGTCACTTTGAGTGAGCTCTCGTCGTCCACTGACCTCCCCTTGCCCACCATCCATCGCTTGCTCCGCACGTTGGTATCGCTGGGCTACATCCGTCAGCTGCCCAACCGCCGCTACGCGCTGGGCCCCCGGCTGATCCGGCTCGGCGAAGGCGCCAGCAAGCAGCTCGGTGCCGTGGCCCGTCCGCAGTTGAAGACCTTGGTGGAACGCCTCGGCGAGACCTCCAACATGGCCGTCCTTGACTCCGACATGGTCATCTATGTCGCCCAGGTCCCGTCCATGCACTCCATGCGCATGTTCACCGAGGTGGGCCGCCGGGCCCACACGCACGATACCGGCGTGGGCAAAGCCATCCTCGCCCAGCTGGACGACGAGGTTGTCCGCGGCATCGTGGCCCGCACCGGCATGCCGACCCCCACGGCCAAGAGCATCGGCGACATCGACTCCTTGCTCGCGGACCTCAAGCTCATCCGCGAACGCGGCTACTCCATCGACGAGGAAGAGCAGGAGCTCGGCGTCCGCTGCTTCGCCATGGCTGTGCCCAACGCTCCCACGCCCACCGCGATCTCTGTCTCCGGGCCGATCACCCGCGTGGACCAGAGCTTCGCCGACCGCGCCGTGCCCATGCTGCGTGAAGCAGCCAGGGCGATCTCCGCGGAGCTTAACCAGAACTAA
- the pucL gene encoding factor-independent urate hydroxylase yields MTMSNNIVLGENQYGKAEVRVVKVTRDTDRHHIEDLNVTSQLRGDFQAAHLEGDNGHVVATDTQKNTVYAFAREGINSPESFLLRLADHFTGGFDWVTGGRWEAEAYSWDRIQAHGEGHDHSFVRNGQEVRTAVVVRDGATTHLISGLKDLTVLKTTQSGFVGYPRDKYTTLPETTDRILATDVSARWRYNTNLDFAGTDFNKSYEDIKALLLEGFTENYSHALQQTLFDMGKKVLEAHSEVDEIKFSMPNKHHFLVDLSPFGLDNPNEVFFAADRPYGLIEATVQRENIPAAPVAWSGIAGFC; encoded by the coding sequence ATGACCATGAGCAACAACATCGTCCTCGGCGAAAACCAGTACGGCAAAGCAGAAGTCCGCGTCGTCAAGGTCACTCGGGATACGGACCGCCACCACATCGAAGACCTGAACGTCACCTCGCAGCTGCGCGGCGATTTCCAGGCCGCACATCTCGAAGGCGACAACGGCCACGTCGTTGCCACCGACACCCAGAAGAACACGGTCTACGCGTTCGCTCGTGAAGGCATCAACTCCCCCGAGTCCTTCCTCTTGCGCCTCGCAGACCACTTCACCGGCGGTTTCGACTGGGTCACCGGCGGCCGCTGGGAAGCCGAAGCCTACAGCTGGGATCGCATCCAGGCCCACGGCGAGGGACACGACCACAGCTTCGTCCGCAACGGGCAAGAGGTGCGTACCGCCGTCGTCGTCCGTGATGGCGCAACCACCCACCTTATTTCCGGCCTCAAGGACCTGACCGTCCTTAAGACCACGCAGTCCGGCTTCGTCGGCTACCCGCGCGACAAGTACACCACCCTGCCGGAGACCACGGACCGCATCCTGGCCACCGACGTATCCGCCCGCTGGCGCTACAACACCAACCTGGATTTCGCCGGCACGGACTTCAACAAGAGCTACGAGGACATCAAGGCACTCCTGCTTGAAGGCTTCACCGAGAACTACTCCCACGCCCTGCAGCAGACGCTGTTCGACATGGGCAAGAAGGTCCTGGAAGCACACAGCGAAGTGGACGAGATCAAGTTCTCCATGCCCAACAAGCACCACTTCCTGGTTGACCTGAGCCCGTTCGGCCTGGACAACCCCAACGAGGTCTTCTTCGCGGCCGACCGCCCGTACGGCCTCATCGAAGCCACGGTCCAGCGCGAGAACATCCCCGCTGCACCGGTTGCCTGGAGCGGCATCGCCGGCTTCTGCTAA